In Mucilaginibacter sp. KACC 22063, the genomic stretch TAATTTTGGTATTACATCGCAGTTTAAGGATGGCGGTGTTTACCTGAAAAAAGAGCCAAAGCCAATTCAGCGCAAGATATTTGACATGATTAAATGCCCTGACCTTGCACAAACTGTTATTGTGGTATGCGCGGCTTTAGGGCACGAAGCTACATTTACCGGATTGGAAACTTTGAAGATCAAAGAAACTGACCGTGTAGCTGCCTTACAGAATGAACTTGGCAAAATGGGTGTTAAACTGGTTGAAAAAGGACAGGTTTACAAACTGGACTGCAGCGAAAAGTTTATCCCAGAAAAAATGACCATTGCTACTTACGAAGACCACCGCATGGCTATGGCTTTTGCCCCGCTGGCATTAGTTATTCCTGAACTGGAAATTGAAGAAGAAAAAGTGGTAGAAAAATCTTATCCTGATTTCTGGAAAGATCTGGAAAAGGCAGGATTTGAAACAGAATAAGTGTCATCCTGTCCAAAGGACTCCTTCGGAGAACTTGTTTCAGGATCTCATATGCTAAGTAAAACATTTGTGTGAGATGCCGAAACAATCCCGATGGTTATCGGGACAGCATGACAATATGATATTTGTCATTGCGAGGAGGTACGACGAAAGCAATCTCTGGATATGCTTTACTATGCTAAAAAGGAGATTGCCACGCTAACGCTCGCAATGACATAAAGGATAATAAACAAACGGAGAAGCAATCACCGACTTACAAGGCAACCCTGCATATGGAACTGCACAATTTGGGATTGCTTCGTACCTCGCAATGACGAAGGGTATCTTGATACCTGATACTCGATACTAATTACTCAATACATCAAATAAAATGGCAGGCAATACCTTTGGGCAGCTTTTTAAAATAACAACATTCGGCGAATCGCATGGCGAAGCTATAGGCGTAATTATCGATGGTTGCCCGGCACAGCTGGAAATAGATATTGATTTTATACAGGCAGAACTGGATAAGCGTAAACCTGGCCAGTCTAAAATCACTACCCAACGCAAAGAGAGTGATACGGTAAAAATCTTATCGGGTGTGTTTGAAGGAAAAACCACAGGCACACCTATTGCCATGATTATTCCTAACGAAGATCAACGTTCAAAGGATTACAGCCATAATACCGATGTTTTCCGCCCATCGCATGCCGATTATACTTACCATGCTAAATACGGCATCCGCGACCATCGTGGAGGTGGCCGTTCATCTGCACGCGAAACTGCGGCACGCGTAGCAGCAGGTGCTGTTGCCAAATTGTTACTTCTAAAAGCCGGTATTAATGTAATTGCGCACGTAAGCAGCGTAGGTAAAATTGATGCTCCTAATGTTGATATTACTAATCCGCAGGAATTTATTGAACAACGAGAACTGAATATAGTACGTTGTGCTGACCCGGCTACCGCCGAAGAAATGATCGAAAAAATTGATCGCATTCGTAAACAGGGTGATACCATCGGCGGTAAGATCAGTTGCTACATCACCAACTGCCCTGTTGGTTTGGGCGAACCGGTTTTTGATAAATTACATGCCGATTTAGGCAAGGCAATGTTAAGTATTAATGCGGTTCACGGTTTCGAATATGGTTCAGGTTTCACTGGCAGCGAAATGCAGGGATCTGAACATAACGACCGCTTTGTAAACGAACCCGGTACCGGCAAAATTAAAACACTGACCAATTACTCGGGTGGTATACAGGGAGGTATCAGTAACGGCATGCCTATCGAATTTAAAGTGGCATTTAAACCCGTGGCCACCATTATGCAAAATCAGGCAACTGTTGACGCGGATGGTAATGCTGCCGAAATACAAGGCAAAGGCCGCCACGACCCTTGTGTTGTACCCCGTGCCGTTCCAATTGTTGAAGCAATGGCGGCTTTGGTAATTGCCGACCACTGGCTCAGAAATAAAACAGCTGTTGTTTAAAGGTTGATTTTATAGTTAGCTTATTGAGGAAATAAACGAACGCTGTAACATCCTGACCGGATAGCGATCTTATTCTTAAACGAAGCTTTTACAAATTGCTCAAATCGGCGTATTTTCAAATCGTCAAATTAAACCATGATCCAACTTTACCGCAAAGCATATTCGGGGCTATCTAAAAAAAGCTGGCTGCTTTCGCTTGTGGTGCTTATCAACCGCAGCGGTACCATGGTTTTACCTTTCATGACCATTTATTGCACCCAGCGTTTGCATTTTAGTATTGTGCAGGCAGGTACTATCATGGCGCTATTCGGTGCAGGATCAATTACCGGTGCATTCATCGGCGGTAAAATAACAGACCGCTTCGGCTTTTACGATGTGCAGGTAGGCTCTTTGCTTAGTGCAGGGCTGTTGTTCATTTTATTGGGTTACCAAACATCGTTCTACCCCATTTGCATTGTGGTATTTATTTTAAGCGCCTGCAATGATGCTTTCCGCCCGGCAAATTCGTCAGCTATTGCACATTACAGTGATGCCGATAATAAAACCCGGTCCTACTCGCTCAACCGGCTTGCCGTAAACCTGGGTTGGGCATTTGGTGGTGCATTGGGAGGCTTCTTAGCAGCTCACAACTATCACTTACTGTTCTGGGTTGATGGTTGCACCAACCTGCTATCGGGCATGATGTTATTGAAGCTATTACCGAGAGTAAAAAAGGAAAAGCCTGCATCACACCATGCAGAGGATACAAAAGCTTCGCCCTATAAAGATACCGTTTACATGCTGTTCATTCTGTTTACCTGCATGTATGGCTTCTGCTTCTTCCAACTGTTTACCATGCAGCCGGTATTTTATAAAATAAAATGGCACCTTAACGAGGAACTCATTGGTGCATTAATGGCATTAAACGGCTTGCTCATCACCTTTGTAGAAATGATCCTGATCCATAGGCTCGAAGGCAGGAGGCATCCTTTGCTTTTTATTGTAAGTGGCGTAGCTATGGTAGGCCTTGGTTTAACCTTTGTAAACTGGTTGCCTGCCTCCGCGTTATCGGCGTTGATGGTAATTATCACCATTACCTTTGGCGAAATGTTTAGCATGCCATTCATGAATGCTTTTTGGGTACAGCGTACAAACGATAAAAACCGGGGGCAGTATGCCGCTTTGTATACTATGGCCTGGTCTGCCGCACAGATACTGGCACCGTCAATTGGCAGTCAGATCATTGCATTTTCGGGTTTTAATGCCCTGTGGTGGACATTAGGAATCGTATGCGCTTTAGCTTGTTTAGGTTATTACATTTTGTATAAATACTATTTTCAAAGCAAAGCAGTACAGCAGTTAGCGTAATTACCGCAAAAACACTTATAAGCTTATACACGTTATATTACCAAACAACATAGCATGTATAAAGCACTGATCTTAGACCTCGACAATACCATTTTTAAAAGTAAGACCATCTCTGATGATGTATTCGCCGAAATTAAAACCTTGATGCATGAGTACCGCGGCAACATCAGCAACGAACAACTGGATGAAATATGGGACCAGCTTTCGCGTACGCCATTTCAGAAAATAGCCGACAATTATCCGTTTAAAGAGGGGTTTAAAGAAAAAGGTATTGAAATACTGAAAGAAACCGTCTACAATGGCACTGCCACTCCTTATAAAGATTATGAACTGATACAATCCATCCCACTTGAAAAATATCTGGTTACTTTTGGTTTCGTCAAATTACAGAACAGTAAAGTTGATGCATTGGGTATCAGAGGCGATTTTAAAGAAGTACATATTGTTGATCCCGAACTAAGGCCAATTACCAAGAAAGATATCTTTCAGCAGATTATGGATGAGCACGGTTACAGTAAGGAAGACCTGCTGGTAATTGGCGATGATCCTGAATCTGAAATAAAGGCTGCAAAAGAACTAAAGATCAAAACATACTTATATGACCCTGAAAGCCGCTTTAAAACCGGCACCGCTGATTACCATGAACAGAATTATAAACTGTTGCTGAAGCTGGTGGAAAAGAAATAATACTAATCAATCTTGTCTTTGCGATGAGTGACAACGAAGAAGCAATCTTTTTACGACGGGGATTGCTTTTCCGCCATAAGCGGATCGCAATGACGTGAGCGGATATCATTAAGCCTTCATCCCAAAATAACGCAGGGCTTCTTCCCTTTCATCAGGGTTGTTGATGTTTCTGAACTCACTTACATCAGGCGCTTGTAAAAGTTCGATTTCGCTATTAATTAATACCTTGCGAGGGCACGAGTATCCTTGCGCCAGAAAATTCAGCATTACAGGGTAAGCACGCGGCTCCCATATCGTAATTAAAGGTTCAGGGAAACGGCCATCACTATCTAAAAATGAAGTAGCAATTTTTGAAGGGTTACGATGTTCAATCAGATATGCCAACGTAGCTGATGAAAGATAGGGCAAATCGCAGGCAATAGTAAGCCATGCCGTGTTAGGATTATATTGCATGGCAGATAAAATCCCACCGAAAGGCCCTAATCCTATAAACCTGTCTGCAATTACATTTTGCCCCTCACCTTCTGCAACAGAAATAAATACGTCCTTGCATAAGGGCGATAACAATTGCTGCATATAATCACGCTGTGGAATGCCATGATAACTGATCTCTGCCTTATCTGTACCCATACGCAAACTTTTACCACCGGCCAATACCAGCCCGTTTAAAGGGGAAATACTTTTAACCAGTAAATCTTTGATAAAAGCAGCAATACCACTATCATCGCTTAATTCCATTACCGGCATATCAATGCCCAAATGAGCCGAAAGATACAAGGGAACGGATTGCCCTTCGCTTAGCAATATCAAAACCACATCCGTTAGCTTTTCCAGTTTATGTTCAAGCGTTTTATCCGGGTGCACTATAACCACCTGCTTATCAGCCTTAAAATGATTGCTATTTACCAGCACAATGTCCTGATTATTAAATAATACCCTATTTGTGAAAGAATTAAAATTCTGCTGGGTATCTATCCGCCTGTAGCTGAT encodes the following:
- a CDS encoding MDR family MFS transporter, giving the protein MIQLYRKAYSGLSKKSWLLSLVVLINRSGTMVLPFMTIYCTQRLHFSIVQAGTIMALFGAGSITGAFIGGKITDRFGFYDVQVGSLLSAGLLFILLGYQTSFYPICIVVFILSACNDAFRPANSSAIAHYSDADNKTRSYSLNRLAVNLGWAFGGALGGFLAAHNYHLLFWVDGCTNLLSGMMLLKLLPRVKKEKPASHHAEDTKASPYKDTVYMLFILFTCMYGFCFFQLFTMQPVFYKIKWHLNEELIGALMALNGLLITFVEMILIHRLEGRRHPLLFIVSGVAMVGLGLTFVNWLPASALSALMVIITITFGEMFSMPFMNAFWVQRTNDKNRGQYAALYTMAWSAAQILAPSIGSQIIAFSGFNALWWTLGIVCALACLGYYILYKYYFQSKAVQQLA
- a CDS encoding HAD family hydrolase codes for the protein MYKALILDLDNTIFKSKTISDDVFAEIKTLMHEYRGNISNEQLDEIWDQLSRTPFQKIADNYPFKEGFKEKGIEILKETVYNGTATPYKDYELIQSIPLEKYLVTFGFVKLQNSKVDALGIRGDFKEVHIVDPELRPITKKDIFQQIMDEHGYSKEDLLVIGDDPESEIKAAKELKIKTYLYDPESRFKTGTADYHEQNYKLLLKLVEKK
- the aroC gene encoding chorismate synthase translates to MAGNTFGQLFKITTFGESHGEAIGVIIDGCPAQLEIDIDFIQAELDKRKPGQSKITTQRKESDTVKILSGVFEGKTTGTPIAMIIPNEDQRSKDYSHNTDVFRPSHADYTYHAKYGIRDHRGGGRSSARETAARVAAGAVAKLLLLKAGINVIAHVSSVGKIDAPNVDITNPQEFIEQRELNIVRCADPATAEEMIEKIDRIRKQGDTIGGKISCYITNCPVGLGEPVFDKLHADLGKAMLSINAVHGFEYGSGFTGSEMQGSEHNDRFVNEPGTGKIKTLTNYSGGIQGGISNGMPIEFKVAFKPVATIMQNQATVDADGNAAEIQGKGRHDPCVVPRAVPIVEAMAALVIADHWLRNKTAVV
- a CDS encoding NTP transferase domain-containing protein, which gives rise to MTTKANDKHQKHAALARPQSGEFARNELGILGAPCNIINACAEKWISLLHEYHIAYVDADHKAGEDAPGASIRFTDKISYRRIDTQQNFNSFTNRVLFNNQDIVLVNSNHFKADKQVVIVHPDKTLEHKLEKLTDVVLILLSEGQSVPLYLSAHLGIDMPVMELSDDSGIAAFIKDLLVKSISPLNGLVLAGGKSLRMGTDKAEISYHGIPQRDYMQQLLSPLCKDVFISVAEGEGQNVIADRFIGLGPFGGILSAMQYNPNTAWLTIACDLPYLSSATLAYLIEHRNPSKIATSFLDSDGRFPEPLITIWEPRAYPVMLNFLAQGYSCPRKVLINSEIELLQAPDVSEFRNINNPDEREEALRYFGMKA